From Vibrio fortis, a single genomic window includes:
- a CDS encoding outer membrane lipoprotein-sorting protein has product MLVLMLFTAFSGSSWAVDAEQVTEMIAKADRYRLNSEQASKVVSMVHLFENDQLDKTRQYNVYTRPNRESLVIFKSAVEAGQKMLMIEDNYWLLMPKSRRPIRITPMQKLLGEASVGDISTLTWNEDYQGEWVQQVPLNLEDGQQVETHQLRLTAKTKGASYQAIDLWLTTDRAFPIKADLYLRSGKLAKQAWFTEGERNGLPSVVAMSLLDKIQPNKRTLIEYQEISEQSLADKYYNPAYLSRNSVSGL; this is encoded by the coding sequence ATGTTGGTGTTGATGTTGTTCACTGCATTCAGTGGTTCGAGTTGGGCAGTTGATGCCGAACAAGTGACCGAGATGATTGCGAAAGCCGATCGCTACCGACTTAACAGTGAGCAAGCCTCCAAGGTGGTCTCTATGGTGCATCTCTTTGAGAATGATCAGTTGGATAAAACGCGTCAGTACAACGTCTACACGCGTCCAAATCGTGAGTCACTGGTGATCTTCAAATCGGCTGTGGAAGCGGGACAAAAGATGCTGATGATCGAAGATAACTACTGGTTATTGATGCCTAAATCACGCCGACCAATTCGAATTACACCGATGCAAAAACTGCTGGGTGAAGCCTCTGTTGGTGATATCTCGACCTTAACATGGAACGAAGATTATCAAGGTGAGTGGGTACAGCAAGTGCCACTGAACTTAGAAGACGGCCAACAAGTTGAGACTCATCAACTGCGTCTCACTGCAAAGACCAAAGGTGCGAGCTATCAAGCGATTGACTTGTGGCTGACCACAGACCGAGCTTTCCCTATCAAAGCGGATCTCTATTTACGATCGGGAAAGCTTGCTAAGCAGGCGTGGTTTACTGAAGGAGAGCGCAACGGTTTGCCAAGTGTTGTGGCGATGAGCTTGCTCGATAAGATTCAACCCAACAAGCGCACTTTGATTGAGTATCAGGAGATCAGCGAGCAGTCATTGGCAGACAAGTACTATAACCCTGCGTATTTGTCGCGTAACAGCGTGTCAGGGCTGTAG